The window GGCACCGCCGAGCTGAGCCGGATCGTCGACCTCCAGGTCGCCCGGCTGGCCGCCCGGCTGGGCGAGCGCCGGCTCACCCTCCACGTCGACGAGGCCGCCCGGGACTGGCTGGCGCTCACCGGCTACGACCCCGCGTACGGCGCCCGGCCGCTGCGCCGCCTGGTGCAGTCCGCGATCGGCGACCAGCTCGCCCGGGCCATCCTCTCGGGCCAGGTGCACGACGGCGACACCGTCCTGGTCGAACGGGCCGAGGAGGGCGACCACCTCACCGTCCGGGCCCGCGGCCCGCTGGAGAAGTAGCGCTGCGCAGCCCCCGCACCGGGCCGCCCCCGCTCCCCGAGGGGGCGGCCCGGTGCCGTGCTCACCCTCGGTGGCCATGGCCCCGACCGGGGGCCCCGGCAAGATCCACAGGTGCCCGCCCGCCGCCCGGGCGCCCCTGTGAGGCAGGCCCAGGATGAGGCAGGATGGGAGGTGGAAGGGCGGCCTCTCATTGCCGGCCACCACGTGCACTGAGGAAGAGGACCCCCATGAGCATCGACCCGTCGTCCATCCCGTCGTTCGGCGTGCCGCAGGGCGGCCAGCCCGGCGGCCAGGGAGGTCGGCCGGCCGGCCCGCCGCCGATCGTCGTCCCGGACCAGGCCCTGGTGACCCAGCTGCTGGACCAGATGCAGCTCAAGCACGTCGTGGACGAGGAGGGCGACCTCACCGCCCCCTGGGAGGGCTTCCGCGTCTACTACATGTTCCGCGGCGAGCAGAAGGAGCTCTTCGCGGTCCGCGCGTTCTACGACCGCGCCTACCCGCTGGAGGACAAGGCCGAGATCCTCGACCTCATCGACGAGTGGAACCGCGAGACCCTCTGGCCCAAGGTCTACACCCACACGCACGAGGACGGCGTGGTCCGCCTGATCGGCGAGGCCCAGATGATCGTCGGCACCGGCGTGAACCTGGACTACTTCGTCACCACCACCGCCAACTGGACCCAGGCCGCCGTCGGCTTCGAGCAGTGGATCGTCGAGCGCCTCGGCCTGCAGAAGGAGATCGAGGGCGAGGAGGGCGAGGGCGAGGCCCCCGAGGGCACCAACGAGGCCTGATCCTCCCGCCACCGCTCCGCTCCGCGGCACGGCCCGCCCCGGCACCCCCGGCGGCGGGCCGTTCTTGTCCCCGGCCACCCGCTGCCCCAGGATGGGGCCGACGACGAGGCGTGAGGAGCCGCAATGGGTACGAGGCCGCTGCTGAACCGACGGCTGGCCGGGATGGGCACGACGATCTTCGCCGAGATGTCCGCCCTCGCCACCGCCACCGGCTCCATCAACCTCGGCCAGGGGTTCCCGGACACCGACGGACCGGCCGAGATCGCCCGGGCCGCCGCCGACGCCGTCCTCGCGGGCCGGGGCAACCAGTACCCGCCCGGCCCCGGCATCCCCGAGCTGCGTAGCGCGATCGCCGAGCACCAGCAGCGCTTCCGCGGCCTCGCCTTCGACCCGGACACCGAGGTGCTCGTCACCGCCGGGGCCACCGAGGCGATCGCCGCCGCCCTGCTGGCGCTGCTGGAGCCGGGCGACGAGGTGATCGCCCTCGAACCCTTCTACGACTCCTACGCCGCCTGCATCGCCATGGCCGGCGCCGTCCGCGTCCCGCTCACCCTGCGTGCCCCGGACTTCCGCCCCGACCTGGAGCGACTGCGCGCGCTGGTCACCCCGCGCACCCGGCTGCTGCTGCTCAACTCCCCGCACAACCCCACCGGCCTGGTGCTCTCCGCCGACGAACTGGCCGCGATCGCCGCCCTCGCCGTCGAGCACGACCTGCTGGTGGTCACCGACGAGGTCTACGAGCACCTGGTGTTCAGCGGCACCCACCACCCGATCGCCGCGCTCCCGGGCATGCGCGAGCGCACCGTGTCGATCTCCTCGGCCGGCAAGACCTTCTCCTTCACCGGCTGGAAGGTCGGCTGGGTCACCGGCTCGGCGCCCCTGGTCGCCGCCGTCCGCACCGCGAAGCAGTACCTGACCTACGTCAGTGCCGGTCCCTTCCAGTACGCCGTCGCCGACGCCCTGCGGCTGCCCGACGACTACTTCGACGGGTTCCGCGCCGATCTGCTGCGCAAGCGGGACCTGCTCGCCGACGGGCTGAGCGCGGCCGGGTTCCGGGTGTTCCGACCGGAGGGCACCTACTTCATCACCACCGACATCACCCCGCTGGGCGAGAAGGACGGCATCGAGTTCTGCCGTGCCCTGCCCGAGCGCTGCGGCGTCGTCGCGATCCCCAACGTCGTCTTCTACGACGACACCGAGGCCGGCCGCTCGCTGGTCCGCTTCACCTTCTGCAAGCAGGACGAGGTCCTGGAGGAGGCGGTCAGTCGACTCGGTCGGCTCTGACCATCGGATGGGACGCGTCGCACGTCCTGACGAATAGTCAATTGCTCCGCCGGGAGCGACGATTGCCCCCGGCCGAGGTTCGCCGGGCCCGCCCCGGTCCTTCGTGTGCCCCGTGCGCCGGGCGCGGTGGGGACCGGGGCGTGCGCGCGTCATGAGTGGCGTGCGAGCAGCGCGCACGGCGCGCGAACCGGGGCGAGGGGCGCGCGCTGTGCAAAGTCGCACACCGGCTCGATCAGAGCGGGGAAGCCGGGGTGCTCGAAACGGTGAATGCTTGACAAAGTTGGGTAAATCACCGACGGACCCGGCGTATTCATGCTTCTCTGCTGCTGAATCTCCAGCCGGAATCCTTCCTTCCACGGTCGGCCGCGCCCTGGACCGCACAGCCACGAACAGCCTCGCCTTTGCCCAGGCCTACTCGCTGCTGCACGGCGGGCGCGCACGGAGCTGAAACGCGGAGCCGAGCATGCTCACCACACTGCAGACCTCCTACACGGACACCCGCGCCGGTGACCTGGCCTGGTGCCTGGGCGGCGACCCGCTGCCCGCTCTCGCAGTCCGCGACCTGAGACTCGCCAACGCCGGGCGCCCCGGGCCGCCCGGCACCCTCCAGCTGCGGCTGCTGGGCGCCTCGCACCAGGTGGTGATCGCCGCCGGGCCCGGCAGATGCCTGGAGACCGTCGCCTGCCTGCCCGGCCGCCGGACCCCACTGCCGGCCCGGGTGGCCAAACAGGTGGACGGCTGGGAGTACGAGTTCGCGGCCCGGATCGAGGCGCTGCCGCCGCACGACTTCGCCGCTCGCGCCCAGGAGTTGCTGGCCCTGGTCGAGGGCCACCCCCGCGGCCTGGCCGGCGTCTTCCCGGGCGACCCGAGCGCCTTCACCGCGCTGGTCACCCAGGGCGCCGCGGACCGGCTGCTCTGGCGCACCTGGCACGCCTATCCGCAGGAGGGCCAGCTGGTCTGTACGCGGT of the Kitasatospora sp. NBC_01246 genome contains:
- a CDS encoding YbjN domain-containing protein, which encodes MSIDPSSIPSFGVPQGGQPGGQGGRPAGPPPIVVPDQALVTQLLDQMQLKHVVDEEGDLTAPWEGFRVYYMFRGEQKELFAVRAFYDRAYPLEDKAEILDLIDEWNRETLWPKVYTHTHEDGVVRLIGEAQMIVGTGVNLDYFVTTTANWTQAAVGFEQWIVERLGLQKEIEGEEGEGEAPEGTNEA
- a CDS encoding pyridoxal phosphate-dependent aminotransferase, with translation MGTRPLLNRRLAGMGTTIFAEMSALATATGSINLGQGFPDTDGPAEIARAAADAVLAGRGNQYPPGPGIPELRSAIAEHQQRFRGLAFDPDTEVLVTAGATEAIAAALLALLEPGDEVIALEPFYDSYAACIAMAGAVRVPLTLRAPDFRPDLERLRALVTPRTRLLLLNSPHNPTGLVLSADELAAIAALAVEHDLLVVTDEVYEHLVFSGTHHPIAALPGMRERTVSISSAGKTFSFTGWKVGWVTGSAPLVAAVRTAKQYLTYVSAGPFQYAVADALRLPDDYFDGFRADLLRKRDLLADGLSAAGFRVFRPEGTYFITTDITPLGEKDGIEFCRALPERCGVVAIPNVVFYDDTEAGRSLVRFTFCKQDEVLEEAVSRLGRL
- a CDS encoding DUF2617 family protein; the encoded protein is MLTTLQTSYTDTRAGDLAWCLGGDPLPALAVRDLRLANAGRPGPPGTLQLRLLGASHQVVIAAGPGRCLETVACLPGRRTPLPARVAKQVDGWEYEFAARIEALPPHDFAARAQELLALVEGHPRGLAGVFPGDPSAFTALVTQGAADRLLWRTWHAYPQEGQLVCTRSSLVATR